One part of the Lycium ferocissimum isolate CSIRO_LF1 chromosome 8, AGI_CSIRO_Lferr_CH_V1, whole genome shotgun sequence genome encodes these proteins:
- the LOC132067375 gene encoding WAT1-related protein At5g40240-like produces the protein MEMTAVLPFMAMIVQQLAQVGSVVAAKEAMSTGMTTFTFTFYSSAFSTLLLIPLSFILHRSALPPFWPTFLYGFFLLGIIGFLMLVLGFLGLQYSSPLLSTAILQLVPGFTFILAVILRMENFEYKSLSTMAKSIGTLVSIIGAVVATLYKGPQVFGISSLNSILTSNPSAWVIGGLLTMISSLTASVFIISQAFVLKKYPAELVLMLFYSCCVTILCVVFSLITDRDLNSWSLSPNRRLLALIYSGLFGHVFQVSISSWCVRKRGPLFVVMFHPIGIVIAMAASIFMGEPIRVGSLVGSAIIVVGFYSVIWGKAKEWKMGDKSLESNSNNMPLLQNKADDLEVNP, from the exons ATGGAAATGACTGCAGTGCTTCCATTTATGGCGATGATAGTTCAGCAATTAGCACAAGTTGGATCGGTTGTGGCAGCTAAAGAGGCAATGTCAACTGGGATGACTACTTTCACTTTTACCTTCTATTCAAGTGCCTTTTCAACTCTCCTTCTTATTCCCCTTTCCTTCATCCTCCATAG ATCAGCTCTTCCACCTTTTTGGCCTACTTTTCTCTATGGTTTTTTCTTGCTTGGCATAATAGG TTTCTTGATGCTAGTACTTGGATTTCTAGGACTTCAATATTCCTCTCCATTACTTTCCACAGCAATATTGCAATTAGTTCCAGGTTTCACCTTCATTCTTGCCGTCATTCTCAG GATGGAAAACTTTGAGTACAAGAGTTTGAGCACAATGGCTAAATCTATTGGGACATTAGTATCAATAATAGGTGCAGTTGTTGCAACTCTATATAAAGGCCCTCAAGTTTTTGGAATTAGCTCTTTGAATTCAATATTAACAAGTAACCCTTCTGCTTGGGTCATTGGAGGTTTGCTTACAATGATTAGCTCACTAACTGCTTCTGTATTTATCATTTCACAG GCATTTGTCCTCAAGAAATACCCTGCAGAGCTGGTTTTAATGTTGTTTTATAGCTGTTGTGTTACGATTCTCTGTGTTGTTTTCTCTTTAATTACTGATAGAGACTTGAATTCTTGGAGCTTAAGCCCTAATAGAAGATTACTAGCTCTCATATACTCG GGTTTATTTGGACATGTATTCCAAGTGAGTATAAGCTCATGGTGTGTGAGGAAAAGAGGACCTCTCTTTGTTGTCATGTTTCATCCAATAGGCATTGTGATTGCCATGGCTGCCAGCATATTCATGGGTGAACCTATCCGTGTTGGAAG TTTGGTGGGATCAGCCATAATTGTAGTTGGCTTTTATTCAGTGATATGGGGAAAAGCTAAAGAATGGAAAATGGGAGACAAGAGCTTGGAATCAAACAGCAACAATATGCCTTTATTACAAAATAAAGCTGATGATCTTGAAGTGAATCCATGA
- the LOC132067374 gene encoding WAT1-related protein At3g28050-like isoform X2: protein MGLRVGSSWKEMLMPSMGMVLAILAIVTTMIVSKLAMSKGLSSFIIVVYSNAAATLILFPACIFIYVARSGSRPLTFSVIWRILLLALNGCFGQICDYVGISYSSPTLATAMLNLIPGFTFILAITFRMEVINWRSWSSYAKAFGTAVSISGAFILTFYRGPQIINQHLTSAFSSQQNWILGGVILACESLSTSLWYIIQGIIGIAFRSCMTTWCLKKTDPLFVSMFKPLGVVFAVVIGTFCFKDVFYIGSLVGSVTTVVGFYAVMWGKAQEKYCERKNSETLGENVALLQNEAQQV, encoded by the exons ATGGGATTAAGGGTGGGATCATCATGGAAGGAGATGTTGATGCCTTCTATGGGAATGGTGCTTGCAATATTAGCCATAGTTACAACAATGATTGTCAGCAAATTGGCTATGTCTAAAGGCCTTAGCAGTTTCATCATTGTTGTCTACTCAAATGCTGCTGCTACTCTCATCCTTTTCCCTGCTTGCATCTTCATCTATGTAGCCAG ATCAGGGAGCCGGCCATTGACCTTCTCTGTGATTTGGAGAATCCTTCTACTTGCTTTAAACGG ATGCTTTGGCCAGATATGTGATTACGTTGGTATAAGTTATAGCTCTCCAACACTTGCCACAGCCATGCTCAATCTTATTCCAGGTTTTACTTTCATCCTAGCCATTACTTTCAG GATGGAAGTGATAAATTGGAGAAGTTGGAGTAGCTATGCCAAAGCCTTTGGCACTGCTGTTTCAATATCAGGAGCATTTATTTTAACATTTTATAGGGGCCCTCAAATCATTAACCAACACCTAACTTCTGCTTTCTCATCTCAACAAAACTGGATTCTTGGAGGAGTTATACTTGCTTGTGAATCTCTGTCTACTTCACTATGGTACATTATTCAG GGTATAATTGGTATAGCATTCAGGAGTTGCATGACAACATGGTGCCTCAAGAAGACAGATCCTCTCTTTGTTTCGATGTTCAAGCCTTTGGGCGTCGTTTTTGCTGTTGTCATTGGTACCTTTTGCTTCAAAGACGTTTTCTACATTGGAAG TTTGGTGGGATCGGTAACCACAGTTGTTGGGTTTTATGCTGTGATGTGGGGAAAAGCACAGGAAAAATACTGTGAGAGGAAGAACTCAGAAACACTTGGCGAAAATGTCGCTCTACTGCAAAATGAGGCACAGCAAGTCTAA
- the LOC132067374 gene encoding WAT1-related protein At3g28050-like isoform X1 has translation MGLRVGSSWKEMLMPSMGMVLAILAIVTTMIVSKLAMSKGLSSFIIVVYSNAAATLILFPACIFIYVARSGSRPLTFSVIWRILLLALNGCFGQICDYVGISYSSPTLATAMLNLIPGFTFILAITFRMEVINWRSWSSYAKAFGTAVSISGAFILTFYRGPQIINQHLTSAFSSQQNWILGGVILACESLSTSLWYIIQASILKIYQEEIMIVCLYCFFVTIISALISLVVERNPSAWTLYPDIRLIAILYSGIIGIAFRSCMTTWCLKKTDPLFVSMFKPLGVVFAVVIGTFCFKDVFYIGSLVGSVTTVVGFYAVMWGKAQEKYCERKNSETLGENVALLQNEAQQV, from the exons ATGGGATTAAGGGTGGGATCATCATGGAAGGAGATGTTGATGCCTTCTATGGGAATGGTGCTTGCAATATTAGCCATAGTTACAACAATGATTGTCAGCAAATTGGCTATGTCTAAAGGCCTTAGCAGTTTCATCATTGTTGTCTACTCAAATGCTGCTGCTACTCTCATCCTTTTCCCTGCTTGCATCTTCATCTATGTAGCCAG ATCAGGGAGCCGGCCATTGACCTTCTCTGTGATTTGGAGAATCCTTCTACTTGCTTTAAACGG ATGCTTTGGCCAGATATGTGATTACGTTGGTATAAGTTATAGCTCTCCAACACTTGCCACAGCCATGCTCAATCTTATTCCAGGTTTTACTTTCATCCTAGCCATTACTTTCAG GATGGAAGTGATAAATTGGAGAAGTTGGAGTAGCTATGCCAAAGCCTTTGGCACTGCTGTTTCAATATCAGGAGCATTTATTTTAACATTTTATAGGGGCCCTCAAATCATTAACCAACACCTAACTTCTGCTTTCTCATCTCAACAAAACTGGATTCTTGGAGGAGTTATACTTGCTTGTGAATCTCTGTCTACTTCACTATGGTACATTATTCAG GCTTCAATTCTTAAGATATACCAAGAAGAAATTATGATAGTGTGTTTGTACTGCTTCTTCGTGACCATCATATCTGCATTGATATCCCTAGTGGTGGAGAGAAATCCAAGTGCTTGGACGCTATATCCAGACATTCGTCTCATCGCTATACTCTATTCG GGTATAATTGGTATAGCATTCAGGAGTTGCATGACAACATGGTGCCTCAAGAAGACAGATCCTCTCTTTGTTTCGATGTTCAAGCCTTTGGGCGTCGTTTTTGCTGTTGTCATTGGTACCTTTTGCTTCAAAGACGTTTTCTACATTGGAAG TTTGGTGGGATCGGTAACCACAGTTGTTGGGTTTTATGCTGTGATGTGGGGAAAAGCACAGGAAAAATACTGTGAGAGGAAGAACTCAGAAACACTTGGCGAAAATGTCGCTCTACTGCAAAATGAGGCACAGCAAGTCTAA